One genomic window of Niveibacterium sp. SC-1 includes the following:
- the purF gene encoding amidophosphoribosyltransferase, whose product MCGILGVVATTPVNQVLYDGLQVLQHRGQDAAGIATAQSGRFHMHKGPGLVRDVFRTRNMRNLQGNWGIGHCRYPTAGSAYNPAEAQPFYVNSPFGLMLAHNGNLTNSEELKREMYLADLRHINTNSDSEVLLNVLAHELEEHAKGPKLDAEAIFKAVSGVQRRVKGAYAAVVMIAGYGLLAFRDPHGIRPLVIGSNDALGGTEYLVASESVAIDVLGFKLMRDIAPGEAVLIDVQGNLKSRICAPAVPHAPCMFEFVYLARPDSLIDGISVYESRVKMGEFLADRITKEYAHLKIDVVIPIPDSSRPSAMELATRLGVPYREGFVKNRYIGRTFIMPGQAIRRKSVRQKLNAIHQEFAGKNVLLVDDSIVRGTTSREIITMAREAGATQVFMASAAPPVRYANVYGIDMPSRTELIASFRSEAEIATEIGADALIYQDLEDLKKAVRALNPDIKRFETSCFDGDYVTGDVTTAYLEGIEDSRTRSENGKKDSKDEDQDDEDEGQLDLNLVVQGADR is encoded by the coding sequence ATGTGTGGGATTCTTGGTGTGGTCGCGACCACCCCTGTCAACCAGGTGCTCTATGACGGTCTCCAGGTGCTGCAGCACCGCGGGCAGGACGCCGCGGGAATTGCTACCGCGCAGTCCGGCCGCTTTCATATGCATAAGGGGCCGGGGCTGGTGCGCGACGTGTTCCGCACGCGGAACATGCGCAACCTGCAGGGGAACTGGGGGATCGGCCACTGCCGCTATCCGACGGCCGGCTCCGCCTACAACCCGGCCGAGGCGCAGCCCTTCTATGTGAACTCCCCCTTCGGCCTGATGCTTGCCCACAACGGCAACCTCACGAACTCCGAAGAGCTCAAGCGTGAGATGTATCTCGCGGATCTCCGCCACATCAATACCAATTCGGATTCCGAAGTGCTGCTCAACGTGCTTGCGCACGAGCTCGAAGAGCATGCCAAAGGGCCGAAGCTGGATGCCGAGGCGATCTTCAAGGCCGTGTCCGGCGTGCAGCGGCGCGTCAAGGGCGCCTATGCTGCGGTGGTCATGATTGCCGGCTATGGCTTGCTGGCTTTCCGTGATCCGCACGGCATTCGCCCGCTGGTGATCGGCAGCAATGACGCGCTGGGCGGCACGGAATACCTTGTGGCCTCGGAGAGCGTCGCCATTGACGTTCTCGGCTTCAAGCTGATGCGTGACATCGCGCCTGGCGAGGCCGTGCTGATCGACGTGCAGGGCAATCTGAAGAGCCGTATCTGCGCGCCTGCCGTTCCGCATGCGCCCTGCATGTTCGAGTTCGTCTATCTGGCGCGCCCTGACTCGCTGATCGATGGCATCTCGGTTTATGAAAGCCGGGTCAAGATGGGCGAATTCCTGGCCGACCGCATCACCAAGGAATACGCCCATCTGAAGATCGACGTGGTGATTCCGATTCCTGACTCGAGCCGTCCGTCCGCGATGGAGCTGGCCACCCGCCTGGGCGTGCCGTACCGCGAAGGTTTCGTGAAGAACCGCTACATCGGCCGCACCTTCATCATGCCGGGGCAGGCCATCCGCCGTAAGTCGGTGCGCCAGAAGCTCAACGCGATCCACCAGGAATTTGCGGGCAAGAACGTGCTGCTGGTGGATGACTCGATCGTGCGCGGAACTACCAGCCGCGAAATCATCACGATGGCACGCGAGGCGGGGGCAACACAGGTCTTCATGGCCTCCGCCGCGCCGCCGGTGCGTTATGCGAACGTGTACGGCATCGACATGCCTTCGCGCACCGAACTGATCGCGTCCTTCCGCTCCGAGGCCGAGATTGCGACCGAGATCGGCGCCGATGCCTTGATCTATCAGGATCTGGAAGACCTGAAGAAGGCCGTGCGCGCGCTCAATCCCGATATCAAGCGTTTCGAGACCTCGTGCTTCGACGGGGACTACGTGACCGGTGACGTGACGACCGCTTATCTCGAAGGGATCGAGGATTCGCGCACGCGCAGCGAAAATGGCAAGAAGGACAGCAAGGACGAGGACCAGGACGACGAGGACGAAGGCCAGCTCGACCTGAACCTCGTTGTGCAGGGGGCGGATCGCTGA
- a CDS encoding CvpA family protein — protein MTFFDYLVVGILLVSLLLGAWRGLVSEVLALAAWAVAFLMAKHFGPMLVPWLAKLVSQPVLRQVLAYALVFVLTLLVLGLLRLLLRELLHAVGLGLADRSLGAIFGLLRGVLICLLLVLVGGLTELPREPWWRGARSAPPLETAVLAASPWMPQAVSERLHYR, from the coding sequence ATGACGTTTTTCGACTACCTGGTGGTAGGGATCCTGCTGGTCTCCTTGCTGCTGGGCGCCTGGCGGGGCCTGGTGAGCGAGGTCCTGGCGCTGGCCGCTTGGGCGGTAGCCTTCCTGATGGCAAAGCACTTCGGTCCCATGCTCGTGCCCTGGCTGGCGAAGCTGGTGAGCCAGCCGGTCCTGCGCCAGGTGCTGGCGTACGCTTTGGTTTTCGTCCTCACCTTGCTCGTCTTGGGACTGCTGAGGCTGTTGCTGCGTGAGTTGCTGCATGCAGTGGGGCTCGGGCTTGCAGATCGCTCGCTCGGTGCCATATTCGGATTGCTGCGAGGGGTCCTGATCTGCCTCTTGCTCGTACTTGTCGGCGGGCTTACCGAGCTGCCGCGAGAGCCTTGGTGGCGGGGCGCACGGTCGGCCCCCCCTCTGGAAACTGCGGTGTTGGCCGCCAGCCCGTGGATGCCGCAAGCGGTTTCCGAGCGGCTTCATTATCGATAG
- a CDS encoding SPOR domain-containing protein, with protein sequence MADIDPQLELKKRARRRLVGAAALALLAAIVLPMVMDGEPRESGPEIQIRIPSQEGANFTARTIQVPPAVEQKDASKTAAPSPEDVPDSPGAVPQPAPVAAQSTSAVSEVRKPEKLDSKPSQDVAETKPAAKPEKPKDETPAARSEDGHRAAALLGGDEQPAASKGFLIQLGVFKDAANAQSIVHEAKAAGVGARTETVGALTRVRAGPFPTRDAADAAVAKLRKAGLSAVVQPVS encoded by the coding sequence ATGGCCGACATCGATCCCCAACTGGAACTGAAGAAACGTGCTCGCCGGCGCCTGGTCGGCGCTGCGGCGCTAGCCCTGCTGGCAGCGATCGTCCTGCCTATGGTGATGGACGGCGAACCACGCGAGAGCGGGCCGGAAATCCAGATCCGCATTCCTAGTCAGGAAGGCGCGAACTTCACCGCCCGCACCATCCAGGTGCCGCCTGCGGTGGAGCAGAAGGACGCCAGCAAGACGGCAGCGCCTTCCCCGGAAGACGTGCCCGATTCACCGGGAGCGGTGCCGCAGCCTGCACCGGTCGCGGCGCAGTCGACTTCCGCCGTGAGCGAAGTGCGCAAACCGGAGAAGCTCGACAGCAAGCCCTCCCAGGATGTTGCCGAAACCAAGCCGGCCGCCAAGCCCGAGAAACCCAAGGATGAGACGCCCGCTGCGCGCAGCGAGGACGGGCATCGTGCAGCCGCCTTGCTTGGCGGCGATGAGCAACCGGCGGCGAGCAAGGGTTTTCTGATCCAGCTCGGCGTGTTCAAGGACGCGGCCAACGCCCAGTCGATCGTGCACGAGGCGAAGGCCGCTGGCGTCGGGGCCAGGACAGAAACGGTGGGCGCGCTGACGCGCGTGCGCGCGGGCCCTTTCCCGACGCGGGATGCGGCCGACGCGGCCGTTGCAAAGTTGCGCAAGGCCGGACTCTCGGCTGTCGTGCAGCCCGTCTCCTGA
- the folC gene encoding bifunctional tetrahydrofolate synthase/dihydrofolate synthase, whose amino-acid sequence MTLPQTLTGWLEYVEHQHSRPIDLGLERVRKVRDALAPAPSCPVILVAGTNGKGSTCAMLESILSRAGYRTGLYTSPHLVRYNERVRIAQREASDEVLAAAFAEVEAARGDTTLTYFEFGTLAAWQVFAHAALDVLILEVGMGGRLDAVNVFEPDCAIVTGVALDHMEFLGDTREKISFEKAGIYRAGKPAICADPQPPHSLVAHAEAIGADLRLIGRDFGYSGDRQQWQWWGRAQRRSALAYPALRGANQLLNASGVLAALEALSDRLPVAMQAVREGLMLVELPGRFQVLPGKPCVILDVAHNPQSVGVLAENLSNSGYAPETYAVVGMLADKDVEGTLRLIASRVDHWVAVSLPGPRGLRAKALAERLAVLGVSGDVVMADDPQAGLEMAKGRATPDDRIVVFGSFLTVSGVMEGAGC is encoded by the coding sequence GTGACCTTGCCGCAAACCCTTACCGGCTGGCTCGAATACGTCGAGCATCAACACAGCCGGCCCATCGACCTCGGGCTGGAGCGGGTGCGCAAGGTGCGGGATGCGCTGGCGCCCGCGCCGAGCTGCCCCGTCATCCTGGTGGCAGGCACCAATGGCAAAGGTTCGACCTGCGCCATGCTGGAGTCCATCCTCAGCCGTGCCGGCTATCGGACTGGGCTCTACACCTCGCCGCATCTCGTCCGCTACAACGAGCGCGTCCGCATCGCCCAGCGAGAAGCCAGCGACGAGGTGCTCGCAGCGGCCTTCGCCGAGGTTGAAGCCGCACGCGGCGACACAACGCTCACCTACTTCGAATTCGGCACCCTTGCGGCGTGGCAGGTCTTCGCGCACGCCGCGCTCGACGTGCTGATACTCGAAGTTGGCATGGGCGGGCGACTCGACGCGGTGAACGTCTTCGAGCCGGACTGCGCCATCGTCACGGGCGTTGCGCTCGACCACATGGAGTTCCTCGGCGACACGCGCGAGAAGATCAGCTTCGAAAAGGCTGGCATCTACCGCGCCGGCAAGCCTGCCATCTGTGCCGATCCGCAGCCGCCGCATAGCCTCGTCGCCCACGCCGAGGCGATCGGTGCGGACCTGCGCCTGATCGGTCGCGACTTCGGCTACTCGGGCGATCGCCAGCAGTGGCAGTGGTGGGGCAGGGCACAGCGGCGCAGCGCGCTGGCTTATCCGGCCCTGCGGGGTGCGAATCAGCTGCTTAACGCTTCTGGCGTGCTGGCTGCGCTGGAGGCCTTGAGCGATCGGTTGCCGGTGGCAATGCAGGCGGTGCGCGAGGGGTTGATGCTTGTCGAGCTCCCAGGCCGTTTCCAGGTGTTGCCGGGCAAGCCCTGCGTGATCCTCGATGTCGCGCACAACCCGCAGTCGGTCGGCGTGCTCGCGGAAAACCTCTCGAATTCAGGCTACGCACCAGAGACCTATGCGGTCGTCGGCATGCTCGCGGACAAGGATGTCGAAGGCACGCTGCGACTCATCGCCTCGCGCGTTGACCACTGGGTTGCGGTGTCCCTCCCGGGCCCGCGCGGGCTGCGGGCCAAGGCGCTCGCGGAGCGCTTGGCCGTTCTGGGCGTATCGGGCGATGTCGTGATGGCGGACGATCCGCAGGCAGGACTGGAAATGGCGAAGGGCCGCGCGACACCCGATGATAGAATCGTCGTTTTCGGCTCCTTCCTTACCGTTTCGGGCGTAATGGAAGGTGCCGGCTGCTGA
- the accD gene encoding acetyl-CoA carboxylase, carboxyltransferase subunit beta: MSWLNKLLPPKIKREAPTRRSIPEGLWSKCESCEAVLYRSDLESNQYVCPKCGHHKRVRARARLDLLLDPDGRFEIGSEVAPVDPLKFRDSKRYPDRLATAVDDTAEADALIVMQGAIKTVPVVVAAFEFEFMGGSMGSVVGERFVRGVTAAVEQGVPFVCFTASGGARMQEGLFSLMQMAKTTAALTRLSERKLPFITVLTDPTMGGVSASFAFMGDVVIGEPGALIGFAGPRVIEQTVREKLPEGFQRSEFLLEKGAIDMIVDRREIRDRLAQLVSLLTRQTALN; this comes from the coding sequence ATGAGCTGGCTCAACAAACTGCTCCCGCCCAAGATCAAGCGTGAGGCGCCGACGCGCCGATCGATTCCCGAAGGGCTCTGGAGCAAGTGTGAAAGCTGTGAGGCCGTGCTCTATCGCTCTGACCTCGAGAGCAACCAGTACGTCTGCCCCAAGTGCGGGCATCACAAACGCGTGCGCGCCCGCGCGCGTCTGGACCTGTTGCTCGATCCGGATGGCCGCTTCGAAATCGGCAGCGAGGTGGCGCCGGTCGACCCGCTCAAGTTCCGCGACAGCAAGCGCTATCCCGATCGCCTCGCGACGGCGGTCGACGACACCGCCGAGGCGGACGCGCTGATCGTGATGCAGGGCGCGATCAAGACCGTCCCGGTGGTGGTGGCTGCCTTCGAATTCGAGTTCATGGGCGGTTCCATGGGCTCGGTCGTGGGCGAGCGCTTCGTCCGTGGCGTAACCGCCGCCGTGGAGCAGGGCGTGCCCTTCGTCTGTTTTACCGCTTCCGGTGGCGCCCGCATGCAGGAGGGACTCTTCTCCCTGATGCAGATGGCCAAGACCACGGCCGCGCTGACCCGCCTCTCGGAGCGCAAGCTGCCCTTCATCACTGTGCTGACCGACCCCACCATGGGCGGCGTGTCGGCCAGCTTCGCCTTCATGGGTGACGTGGTGATCGGCGAGCCGGGTGCGCTGATCGGATTTGCCGGTCCGCGGGTGATCGAACAGACCGTGCGCGAAAAACTGCCCGAAGGCTTCCAGCGCTCGGAGTTCCTGCTGGAGAAGGGCGCGATCGACATGATCGTGGATCGTCGTGAGATCCGTGATCGCCTGGCTCAGCTCGTCTCGCTGCTGACCCGCCAGACCGCCCTGAACTGA
- the trpA gene encoding tryptophan synthase subunit alpha: MSRIQSVFERLKSEGRTALIPYIAAGDPDPATTLPLMHALVEAGADVIELGVPFSDPMADGPTIQRAAERALKHSVSLRQVLSMVTEFRKQDADTPVVLMGYANPIEAMGTERFVADASKAGVDGVLVVDYPPEEGREFARAVAAAGMDMIFLLAPTSTDARIASVAEIGRGYAYYVSLKGVTGAGHLNVDDVVQRIPELQKRLGMPVGVGFGIRDAVSARAIGAVADAVVIGSRIIEEIENAPAGQAPARVHDFLAGIRLALDETVVEAAR, encoded by the coding sequence ATGTCGAGAATCCAGTCCGTTTTCGAACGACTCAAATCGGAAGGGCGCACCGCGCTGATTCCCTACATCGCCGCTGGCGATCCCGACCCCGCGACCACGTTGCCGCTGATGCATGCGCTCGTCGAGGCCGGGGCCGATGTCATCGAGCTGGGCGTGCCTTTCTCCGATCCGATGGCCGATGGCCCGACGATCCAGCGCGCCGCCGAGCGCGCGCTCAAGCACAGTGTGTCGCTCCGCCAGGTGCTCAGCATGGTGACCGAGTTCCGCAAGCAGGATGCCGACACTCCTGTTGTGCTGATGGGCTACGCCAACCCGATCGAGGCCATGGGCACCGAGCGTTTCGTCGCCGATGCGAGCAAGGCGGGCGTCGATGGTGTGCTGGTCGTGGACTATCCGCCGGAAGAAGGGCGTGAGTTCGCGCGTGCCGTCGCCGCTGCGGGGATGGACATGATTTTCCTGCTCGCGCCTACGTCTACCGACGCGCGGATCGCCAGCGTTGCGGAGATCGGTCGTGGTTACGCCTACTACGTTTCGCTCAAGGGTGTCACGGGCGCCGGCCATCTGAACGTCGACGACGTGGTGCAGCGAATCCCGGAGCTGCAGAAGCGCCTCGGCATGCCGGTGGGCGTTGGCTTCGGTATCCGTGATGCCGTCTCTGCGCGTGCGATCGGCGCGGTCGCGGACGCAGTCGTGATCGGCAGCCGCATCATCGAAGAGATTGAAAACGCGCCGGCTGGTCAAGCGCCCGCGCGCGTGCACGACTTCCTGGCCGGCATCCGCCTGGCCCTAGATGAAACCGTTGTGGAGGCTGCCCGATGA
- the trpB gene encoding tryptophan synthase subunit beta: MQMADMPYTLPDEHGHFGPYGGIFVSETLMPALAELNAAYEFAKNDPEFRAEFEYELKHYVGRPSPIYHAKHLSQKLGGAQILLKREDLNHTGAHKVNNCIGQALLARRMGKRRIIAETGAGQHGVATATVAARYGMECIVYMGSEDVKRQAANVYRMKLLGATVVPVESGSKTLKDALNEAMRDWVTNVADTFYIIGTVAGPHPYPMLVRDFQAVIGTEAIAQMQEGYGRQPDQVIACVGGGSNAMGIFYPYIPHHNVRLIGVEAAGDGLETGRHSASLTAGKPGVLHGNRTYLLQDENGQIIETHSISAGLDYPGVGPEHAWLKDAQRAEYVSVTDAEALSAFHTLCRTEGIIPALESSHAVAHAIRIAPSLSPETLLLVNLSGRGDKDMHTVAEKSGIRF; this comes from the coding sequence ATGCAGATGGCTGACATGCCTTACACGCTTCCCGACGAACACGGCCACTTCGGCCCTTACGGCGGGATCTTCGTTTCGGAAACCTTGATGCCGGCGCTGGCCGAGCTCAATGCAGCCTACGAGTTCGCCAAGAACGATCCTGAGTTTCGGGCCGAATTCGAGTACGAGCTCAAGCACTACGTCGGTCGCCCGAGCCCGATCTATCACGCCAAGCACCTGTCGCAAAAGCTCGGCGGCGCGCAGATCCTGCTCAAACGCGAGGATCTGAACCACACCGGCGCGCACAAGGTAAACAACTGCATCGGCCAGGCCTTGCTCGCGCGTCGTATGGGCAAGCGGCGCATCATCGCCGAGACGGGCGCTGGCCAGCATGGCGTGGCGACAGCCACCGTGGCTGCCCGCTATGGCATGGAGTGCATCGTCTACATGGGTTCGGAGGACGTTAAGCGCCAGGCCGCGAACGTCTATCGGATGAAGCTGCTCGGCGCCACGGTCGTTCCCGTGGAGTCCGGCTCCAAGACGCTCAAGGATGCGCTCAACGAAGCGATGCGCGACTGGGTGACCAATGTCGCCGATACCTTCTACATCATCGGCACGGTTGCAGGCCCGCATCCTTACCCGATGCTCGTGCGCGACTTCCAGGCCGTGATCGGCACCGAGGCCATCGCACAGATGCAGGAAGGCTACGGCCGTCAGCCCGACCAGGTGATCGCCTGCGTGGGTGGCGGCTCCAACGCCATGGGCATCTTCTATCCGTATATTCCGCACCACAACGTGCGCCTCATCGGCGTCGAGGCTGCAGGTGATGGCCTGGAAACCGGCCGTCACTCGGCCTCGTTGACCGCCGGCAAGCCCGGCGTACTGCACGGCAATCGCACTTACCTGCTGCAGGATGAAAACGGCCAGATCATCGAGACGCATTCGATTTCTGCCGGTCTCGATTACCCGGGTGTTGGCCCCGAGCACGCCTGGCTCAAGGATGCGCAGCGCGCCGAGTACGTGAGTGTGACCGATGCCGAAGCGTTGTCGGCCTTCCACACACTGTGCCGCACCGAAGGCATCATCCCGGCGCTGGAATCGTCCCACGCCGTGGCGCACGCGATCCGTATCGCGCCGAGCTTGTCGCCCGAGACGTTGCTGCTGGTGAACCTCTCCGGGCGCGGCGACAAGGACATGCACACCGTTGCCGAGAAGTCCGGCATCAGGTTCTGA